In the Brucella anthropi ATCC 49188 genome, one interval contains:
- a CDS encoding transcriptional regulator, with amino-acid sequence MIEIVAKAAEEVGGVVALARALNIKHTAMYSWKRVPAERVLEIERVSGISRHELRPDLYGEKAS; translated from the coding sequence ATGATCGAGATTGTCGCAAAAGCAGCAGAGGAAGTGGGAGGCGTCGTTGCGCTAGCCCGCGCCCTCAACATCAAACACACCGCCATGTACTCTTGGAAACGTGTTCCTGCGGAGCGCGTTCTCGAAATCGAAAGAGTGTCTGGCATTTCCCGCCATGAGCTGCGTCCCGATCTGTATGGGGAGAAAGCATCGTGA
- a CDS encoding XRE family transcriptional regulator, which yields METIGDRIRRARTQKGFTQQQLADHFGIARVSVTQWENNTTQPGSDKLIGLTELLGGDAEWYITGHGMPPISDGVRIAVKQSGHPKREMTDAPNATIGEKVTGAGVMVPVYGQAVGGIDGQFLMNGTILYEVMAPPQIAEIAGAYGVQISGDSMFPRYEDGEVAFVDPRRRVKKGDYVVAQIQFDEHEPPHAYVKRFVRHNAEELVLSQFNPPKELTFDHDQVVSVHFIALAGVA from the coding sequence ATGGAAACAATTGGCGATAGAATACGTCGAGCACGGACCCAAAAAGGATTTACGCAACAACAGCTTGCCGATCATTTCGGCATAGCTCGCGTTTCTGTGACCCAGTGGGAAAATAATACAACGCAGCCCGGCAGCGACAAGTTAATCGGTCTCACGGAACTGCTTGGCGGGGACGCCGAATGGTATATCACCGGCCATGGAATGCCGCCGATATCAGATGGAGTGAGAATAGCCGTCAAGCAAAGTGGCCACCCGAAGCGCGAAATGACCGACGCCCCCAACGCCACCATTGGCGAAAAAGTAACCGGTGCTGGCGTAATGGTTCCTGTCTATGGTCAGGCAGTTGGCGGGATCGACGGGCAGTTTCTGATGAACGGTACTATTCTGTATGAGGTAATGGCACCGCCGCAAATCGCGGAAATTGCGGGTGCATACGGCGTTCAAATATCCGGTGACAGCATGTTTCCGCGCTATGAGGATGGCGAAGTTGCCTTTGTCGATCCACGCCGCCGGGTGAAGAAGGGTGATTATGTCGTCGCTCAAATCCAGTTTGATGAGCACGAACCGCCACACGCCTACGTGAAGCGCTTTGTTCGTCACAACGCCGAAGAGCTTGTACTTTCACAGTTCAACCCGCCGAAGGAACTGACTTTCGATCACGACCAGGTCGTATCTGTGCACTTCATTGCGCTGGCGGGAGTTGCTTGA